In Nitrospirae bacterium CG2_30_53_67, a single genomic region encodes these proteins:
- a CDS encoding fructose-6-phosphate aldolase (similar to novel fructose-6-phosphate aldolase from Escherichia coli; enzyme from Methanocaldococcus janaschii shows transaldolase activity): MKFFMDTADVSEIREGMSIGMVDGVTTNPSLVAKTGRAFRDVIEEICTIVNGPINAEVVSTDTEGMLKEARSLAEIHPNIVVKIPMIQAGMQAVRVLSTEGIKTNVTLVFSPTQALVAAKAGAAYVSPFVGRLDDISKVGMELVEQIDTIYQNYAYETEIIVASIRNPLHVLEAALIGADISTIPLNVMKQLMEHPLTTSGLARFLKDWEKVPK; this comes from the coding sequence ATGAAATTTTTTATGGACACAGCCGATGTATCCGAGATCCGAGAAGGGATGTCCATTGGGATGGTGGATGGTGTGACCACAAACCCTTCTCTCGTTGCCAAGACAGGGAGGGCATTCAGGGATGTCATTGAAGAGATTTGCACCATCGTCAACGGTCCGATCAATGCCGAGGTGGTGAGCACCGATACCGAAGGAATGCTCAAGGAGGCAAGAAGCCTCGCCGAGATCCATCCGAATATCGTGGTCAAGATCCCGATGATACAAGCGGGCATGCAGGCCGTCAGGGTTCTCAGCACCGAGGGGATCAAAACCAATGTGACGCTTGTCTTTTCCCCAACTCAGGCCCTGGTTGCGGCCAAGGCCGGCGCCGCCTATGTCAGCCCCTTTGTGGGAAGGCTGGACGACATCAGCAAAGTGGGCATGGAACTGGTCGAGCAGATCGATACCATCTACCAGAATTATGCCTATGAGACGGAAATCATTGTGGCCAGTATCCGGAATCCCCTTCATGTCCTCGAAGCGGCCCTGATCGGAGCCGATATCTCTACCATCCCGCTCAATGTCATGAAACAACTCATGGAACATCCTCTCACCACTTCCGGGCTTGCCCGATTCCTCAAAGACTGGGAGAAGGTGCCCAAATGA